Genomic DNA from Halobacteriovorax sp. DA5:
TAGCTTTAACTTTCTCTTTAAGTTCTTCATCTGCATCAATCATTGCTTGAAGTTCTTTTGTAAATCCTTGTCCCTCAATCTGACTAATGGCCTTGTAAACAACAGGATCAACTAGCCAGTAGATTGTTGGAAATGGAACCTTATCAACAACTGGAGTAACCTTTATTGAAGCAGGCCTTGCATCAGCTGTTCTTGCTGAAACCTCAAGAATACCTCTGGCCTCTCTTTTTAGAAAAGCTTCAATTTGTTCAATATCTTTATCAGTTACTTGTGTGTTCAAAATAGAGATGCTCCTATTGTGTAAAAAATTGAGAATGAATTAATATCTTCTCGTGCACTTTGTTCTTGCAGAATTTCTACTTTCGTTCGGTTTGTACGATCGACTAAAGTCGCCTTGTATGATCGATAAGCGGCAACTGAAACTTCTGCAAAGAATGGAAAGTGATCAACTGTCTTTACTTGTTCAACGCCGATCGCAAGTGCTCCACCAAATGAATCATAATTAATCTTAAGTGACTTACCATTAGTATTAATATTAAAGTCATCTAGGTCAAGTGAGTTTAGAAGCCAGCTAGGGCCAAATTTGACATATGCTTTGAAAGTTTTGAATCCAATAAAGTCTAAAAAATCAATTTCGTAAACATCTGAGTTAATTCGTATCGTAGGAGTGATATTAAAGGATCTAAAATTTCCTTCGCCTTCAAGAACTCTATTCTCGTATGCGAAACGTAAGTCTCGTCCTCGCCCAAATGTTGTATGTGACTCAAGTCCAATCTCAATTCTTTCTAAGCGAAATGAAAATTGTGTATACATTCCAAGCGCTTTTGATTCTTCACGGTCTTCGATATCGTATTTATTTTCGTACTGATCGTCATCTAGCTCGTTAAAGATAGTATTTTGAAAAGTTACCCCTGCTCTTAGATAAAACTCATAAGGTCCTTTTTGTGCATAGGCAGAAGTTATAGAAAGTATGAATATTATGATCAGTTTAAAATTCTGCATGAAAGTAAT
This window encodes:
- a CDS encoding DUF501 domain-containing protein, translating into MNTQVTDKDIEQIEAFLKREARGILEVSARTADARPASIKVTPVVDKVPFPTIYWLVDPVVYKAISQIEGQGFTKELQAMIDADEELKEKVKAIHESYRDERVKLFKEMNLELPDNMMPMITDTGIGGLRDFYHLRCLHMFYAYHLVRPHVIGEMVDRKLKQS